From Leishmania donovani BPK282A1 complete genome, chromosome 34, the proteins below share one genomic window:
- a CDS encoding calpain-like cysteine peptidase, putative — protein sequence MKGSKNARHAPEHTNSGDDLIMATEGGAHARIDSTGGLRALSSAMSGDDSEHKLELNVLGATGGDVHRSRPGREEDDVVTKPPVSRREGLLPPVRQCPSGACENGSSGADKTAKRTAGTSTRPKGSVQEYVRKKLQLQSEQGIRTCSRVRRPLCSILVKSDASESKGGEDANDTQRCDAEPRCGLDSDKSTNNRAFWKRTMSKQETDADLRCYTAHEYILAFYYHESKECDDSLELATPDSSQRRQRERVARVVAEATPREEAERLKLKSRGSISPSTRRAKMTCATVEELYEQLMVCYRKAGVEKGYLDTLFMKEVLSGRRQPRVHEMEKDDDLGENLSAPSDDEVAEVPREVVQVGRPKRSKPVAISKRSAESPSLYEIMLEQMRAKTTPAFLHHNAIPLPTMRFLQNRGTIKLGDYSYVLHLWDDEEKGYLVTGVFDRKPGFPKQFKDSCTYAIYSLEMGRDWGMRFGELVLMRQHLAPGARKHFPEEGKLIRGHTVIRAASVLDIFDGRVCGIPSNLRELDYRRTGIHASVQALAHYNHLFPRWSPLRSIVHPQDIFGCPVVNPTGGIYCLSMIVNGATRMVKVDDRVPVEPESGLFRCLTSATFELYPALLEKGLLKANGCGINLALMESAAVLFQLCGWIPEVIRFRSAGEVEEPTVDGLMRPSEMWSVLMEGYNFGRLMMTLTAHWCAGRPPLTASERVMQSAQWFVTPVVYPVIDMITQRLSTTGEPTIRAIMLRDTTKDPSTRKFEPPFKTSLTAEQLLDLGYMNAHREAGVFCVTWEEALAHFDHCSINWSPFTYWDLPSGSETPEDCTRLCCHGIYDMRNAGKHMARQPQFHICSHLVDRCTHLFLVFCPHAGDQSPLPHDNNMLDKKTVDELSGGGAVVRLRVYEVTTLPSLTQCKMRDSRGRRVTCCFGDCQGRRIVSETEGPRGLQSLAMAQGNRNEFITLGFDCLPGTREYVVVMDVHDRHRPPRGKGTFPYTLTLFTCLDPLLERNPNKLPMFAIHAHHATLEQAKQAAMGGGFSHLDVASADLNVNDLIEEEAQRKPPRQTITIHAIPEHPDIHSRTVQGLWSVPESRTRTVLLPHDATLEVLYTGTQYYFHLDKPSYFALRICQSMQAGPALSTVKMKVLLVRRTGRDDMCTKEKDPPAERKTQTGGGAAGKGGKAYVPRSVQGIVMKGSDVVLSSGAWSVDGAVIDSVSPHTVLLDRNGVLVQNPRRLRQYYHTSFNIALSDRENKDKTNMSFFLMSHPDPSDQMRSVILQAFADGFLISPHACNIGIKGNLIPHDTEVRAVLTSSNFSYELHGDEGHSVPFTQESAQRSLAAPVPQLDLFIDVDLQNTAPAKSTSFSPGSSASYAVDRLRAVVRSALTSSPAQRLRLLRTLFSTMTFVRHTVKNESHRAFLMGLGGSIEAWVRWHQSLESPGVQAPVLSLPPLPEGDYIIIPCFKPLSDEKATELGKKRGVVTGNQGALAFDITLSVPGRVVELIPTRNPADGQGSTQAVQTQMHCEQTIASAERLCPDVHSRRYGVTSSLSRWISGSRKGA from the coding sequence ATGAAGGGCTCCAAAAATGCACGCCACGCGCCGGAGCACACGAACAGCGGCGATGACCTCATCATGGCTACCGAGGGCGGAGCACATGCGCGCATCGACTCCACAGGTGGGCTGCGCGCGCTTTCCTCTGCGATGAgtggcgacgacagcgagcaTAAACTTGAGCTGAACGTGCttggcgccaccggcggcgacgtccaTCGCAGCAGACCTGGACGTGAGGAAGATGATGTCGTGACAAAGCCGCCCGTCTCTCGCAGAGAGGGTCTCCTGCCCCCGGTGCGCCAATGCCCCAGTGGCGCGTGCGAGAACGGCtcgagcggcgccgacaagACCGCGAAAAGGACCGCCGGCACCTCCACACGACCGAAGGGCTCCGTGCAGGAATACGTGCGCAAGAAACTGCAACTTCAAAGTGAGCAGGGGATCCGGACTTGCAGCAGGGTGCGGCGACCCCTCTGCTCCATCCTTGTGAAGTCAGATGCATCCGAGTCGAAGGGGGGCGAGGATGCGAATGACACTCAGCGCTGCGACGCTgagccgcgctgcggccTTGACTCGGACAAGTCGACGAACAACAGGGCCTTCTGGAAGAGAACCATGTCTAAGCAAGAGACCGACGCAGATTTGCGCTGCTACACCGCACACGAGTACATCTTAGCCTTTTACTACCATGAGAGCAAGGAGTGCGACGACAGTCTAGAGTTGGCTACCCCAGACAGCAgccagcggcgacagcgcgaGCGTGTGGCGCGCGTGGTAGCGGAAGCGACGCCACGCGAGGAAGCCGAGAGGCTCAAGCTGAAGTCAAGGGGGTCCATCTCCCCTAGCACGCGACGGGCGAAGATGACGTGTGCCACGGTAGAGGAGCTGTACGAGCAACTGATGGTGTGCTACCGGAAGGCTGGGGTGGAAAAGGGCTATCTCGACACACTCTTCATGAAGGAGGTGCTGAGCGgcagacggcagccgcgggtGCACGAAATGGAAAAGGACGACGACCTCGGCGAGAACTTGTCCGCCCCATCCGATGACGAAGTCGCGGAGGTGCCGAGGGAAGTGGTGCAGGTGGGCAGGCCGAAGCGGTCAAAACCGGTTGCGATCAGCAAGCGCTCCGCGGAGTCGCCAAGCTTATACGAGATTATGCTGGAGCAGATGCGGGCGAAGACAACGCCAGCCTTTCTGCACCATAACGCCATCCCGCTGCCAACGATGCGTTTCCTCCAAAATCGGGGCACCATCAAGCTGGGCGACTACTCATACGTGCTCCACCTCTGGGATGATGAAGAGAAGGGCTACCTCGTCACCGGCGTCTTCGACCGCAAGCCTGGGTTCCCAAAGCAGTTCAAGGACTCCTGCACGTACGCGATTTACAGCTTGGAAATGGGCCGGGACTGGGGCATGCGGTTCGGAGAGCTGGTGCTGATGCGGCAGCACCTGGCACCAGGGGCACGGAAGCACTTCCCTGAAGAGGGCAAGCTTATTCGCGGGCACACGGTGATTCGCGCTGCAAGCGTCTTAGACATCTTTGACGGCCGTGTGTGCGGCATCCCGTCCAACCTCAGGGAGCTGGATTACCGGCGCACCGGCATCCACGCGAGCGTGCAGGCCCTCGCGCACTATAACCATCTCTTCCCCCGCTGGAgtccgctgcgcagcatTGTCCACCCGCAGGACATCTTCGGCTGTCCGGTGGTGAACCCGACCGGGGGTATATACTGCCTCTCGATGATCGTGAATGGGGCGACGCGGATGGTGAAGGTGGACGACCGGGTGCCGGTGGAGCCGGAGAGCGGGCTCTTTCGTTGTCTCACGTCCGCCACGTTCGAGTTGTACCCGGCTCTGCTGGAGAAGGGGCTCCTCAAGGCAAACGGTTGTGGTATCAACCTCGCCCTTATGGAGAGCGCCGCGGTGCTGTTCCAGCTATGCGGGTGGATACCTGAGGTGATTCGcttccgcagcgccggcgaagTCGAGGAGCCTACCGTGGATGGTCTGATGCGGCCATCGGAGATGTGGTCGGTGCTGATGGAGGGCTACAACTTTGGGCGACTCATGATGACTCTCACGGCGCACTGGTGTGCTGGCCGGCCGCCCCTCACGGCGTCGGAGCGGGTGATGCAGAGCGCGCAGTGGTTCGTGACACCGGTTGTGTATCCCGTGATCGACATGATCACGCAGCGTTTGAGCACCACCGGGGAACCCACTATTCGCGCCATCATGCTGCGGGACACAACGAAGGATCCGTCAACGCGAAAGTTCGAGCCACCTTTCAAGACCTCCCTtacggcggagcagctgctcgacctGGGCTACATGAACGCCCACCGCGAGGCCGGTGTCTTCTGCGTCACgtgggaggaggcgctcgcACATTTTGATCACTGCAGCATCAACTGGAGCCCCTTCACGTACTGGGACCTTCCGAGCGGATCTGAGACGCCAGAGGACTGTACACGGCTGTGCTGCCACGGCATCTATGACATGCGCAACGCTGGGAAGCACatggcgcggcagccgcagttTCACATTTGCTCGCACCTGGTCGACCGGTGCACGCACTTATTCCTCGTTTTCTGCCCACACGCGGGGGACCAGtccccgctgccgcacgacAACAACATGCTTGACAAGAAAACTGTAGATGAGCTCTCCGGGGGCGGGGCAGtagtgcggctgcgcgtgtATGAGgtgacgacgctgccgtctctGACGCAGTGCAAGATGCGCGACAGCCGTGGCCGTCGAGTGACGTGCTGCTTCGGGGACTGCCAAGGACGGCGCATCGTCAGCGAAACCGAAGGGCCGCGCGGACTGCAGTCActggcgatggcgcaggGTAACCGCAACGAATTCATCACACTCGGTTTCGACTGCCTGCCGGGCACGCGGGAGTACGTGGTCGTCATGGACGTGCACGACCGTCACCGGCCGCCGCGTGGTAAGGGCACTTTTCCGTACACCCTAACGCTCTTCACGTGTCTCGAtccgctgctggagcgcaaCCCCAACAAACTCCCGATGTTCGCCATACACGCTCATCACGCCACGCTGGAGCAGGCGAAGCAGGCGGCGATGGGCGGCGGCTTCTCACACCTGGACGTTGCTTCGGCAGACCTGAACGTCAATGATCtcatcgaggaggaggcgcagcgcaagccACCGAGGCAGACGATCACGATCCACGCCATCCCAGAGCACCCCGACATTCACTCCCGCACGGTGCAGGGGCTGTGGTCCGTGCCCGAGTCGCGCACGCGGacagtgctgctgccgcacgacGCCACGCTTGAGGTGTTGTACACGGGCACGCAGTACTACTTCCACCTTGACAAGCCTTCGTACTTCGCCTTGCGCATCTGCCAGTCGATGCAGGCTGGGCCGGCGCTCTCCACGGTCAAGATGAAAGTACTGCTGGTGCGACGGACCGGCAGAGATGACATGTGCACGAAGGAGAAGGACCCGCCGGCCGAGCGCAAAACGCAgaccggcggcggtgcagcgggaaAAGGAGGCAAGGCGTACGTGCCACGGTCTGTGCAGGGGATCGTTATGAAAGGCAGCGATGTTGTGCtgagcagcggtgcctggTCCGTGGACGGCGCGGTGATCGACAGTGTATCGCCACacacggtgctgctggatcGGAACGGAGTTCTTGTCCAGAacccgcggcggctgcggcagtaCTATCACACCTCCTTCAACATCGCCCTCTCCGACCGCGAAAACAAGGACAAGACGAACATGAGCTTCTTCCTCATGTCTCACCCGGACCCGAGCGATCAAATGCGCTCCGTCATTCTGCAGGCCTTCGCGGACGGCTTTTTGATCTCGCCGCACGCGTGCAACATCGGCATCAAGGGCAACCTCATACCACACGACacggaggtgcgcgccgtcCTCACGTCCTCGAACTTCTCCTACGAGTTGCACGGTGACGAGGGCCACTCCGTACCCTTCACACAAGAGAGCGCGCAGCGatcgctggcggcgccggtgccgcaaCTCGACCTGTTCATCGATGTGGACCTGCAGAACACGGCACCGGCGAAAAGCACCTCGTTCTCGCCAGGGTCAAGCGCTAGTTACGCGGTTGAtcggctgcgcgccgtcgtgcgcTCCGCGCTGACGTCGAGTCCAGCACAGCGactgcgactgctgcgcaCCCTATTCTCCACCATGACATTTGTCCGCCATACGGTCAAGAATGAAAGTCACCGCGCATTTCTGATGGGGCTGGGCGGCTCGATCGAGGCGTGGGTGAGATGGCACCAGAGTCTGGAGTCGCCGGGGGTGCAGGCACCGGTGCTGtccctgccgccgctgccggagggGGACTACATCATCATCCCTTGCTTCAAACCCCTGTCGGACGAAAAGGCGACGGAGCTGGGGAAGAAGCGTGGCGTTGTGACGGGGAACCAAGGCGCACTGGCCTTCGACATCACCCTCAGCGTACCAGGTCGAGTCGTGGAGCTGATTCCGACTAGAAATCCAGCCGACGGGCAGGGTAGCACGCAAGCTGTGCAGACGCAGATGCATTGCGAGCAGACCATTGCAAGCGCCGAGCGCCTGTGTCCCGACGTACACAGTAGGCGCTATGGCGtcacctcttctctttcaCGGTGGATATCTGGCTCGAGGAAGGGAGCGTAG